Proteins encoded within one genomic window of Streptomyces sp. NBC_01314:
- a CDS encoding carbohydrate ABC transporter permease, translating into MRGGRPGPRPTASLSARRRRAGYLFSLPGLVFLALVLAYPLLYNVWMSVHDVRLSELLGGSAPFVGLDNYRTTVADPDFWHAVRLSLVFTAGSLLLQFTIGFALALLFARPFPLNGLLRSLLLVAWLLPPVVSGTLFRWMLDQDSGAYNALLRAIGPDALAHDWLTDPGTALAGVILANVWVGVPFNMLLLLVGLHTIDPELHEAAALDGANAWQRFRWITVPLMRSVSVTVLLLGLVYTFKVFDLVFVMTGGGPVDATSVLSVYVYEVFFKFFRFGEGAAAGLLLLLVPLVAGVSYVRRLRGEGEAA; encoded by the coding sequence GTGCGAGGCGGCCGACCCGGTCCCCGGCCCACGGCCTCGCTCTCCGCCCGCCGCCGACGTGCCGGTTACCTGTTCTCCCTCCCCGGCCTGGTCTTCCTGGCCCTCGTCCTGGCGTATCCGCTGCTCTACAACGTCTGGATGTCCGTGCACGACGTACGCCTGTCCGAACTGCTCGGTGGTTCGGCGCCGTTCGTGGGCCTCGACAACTACCGGACCACCGTCGCCGACCCGGACTTCTGGCACGCCGTACGGCTGTCGCTGGTCTTCACGGCGGGTTCGCTGCTGCTGCAGTTCACGATCGGCTTCGCCCTGGCGCTGCTCTTCGCCCGGCCGTTCCCCCTCAACGGCCTGCTCCGGTCCCTCCTGCTGGTGGCCTGGCTGCTGCCCCCGGTGGTCAGCGGCACCCTGTTCCGCTGGATGCTCGACCAGGACTCCGGCGCCTACAACGCGCTGCTCCGCGCGATCGGCCCGGACGCCCTCGCCCACGACTGGCTCACCGACCCCGGCACCGCCCTGGCCGGCGTGATCCTCGCCAACGTGTGGGTGGGCGTGCCGTTCAACATGCTGCTGCTCCTGGTCGGCCTGCACACCATCGACCCGGAACTCCACGAGGCAGCCGCCCTCGACGGCGCGAACGCCTGGCAGCGGTTCCGCTGGATCACCGTCCCGCTGATGCGTTCCGTCTCGGTGACCGTCCTTCTCCTCGGCCTCGTCTACACGTTCAAGGTCTTCGACCTCGTCTTCGTGATGACGGGCGGCGGCCCGGTCGACGCCACCAGCGTCCTGTCGGTCTACGTCTACGAGGTCTTCTTCAAGTTCTTCCGCTTCGGCGAGGGCGCGGCGGCAGGGCTGTTGCTGCTGCTCGTACCGCTGGTGGCGGGTGTGTCGTACGTACGGCGGCTGCGCGGGGAGGGGGAGGCGGCATGA
- a CDS encoding carbohydrate ABC transporter permease, with protein sequence MTHRARGERPWPLTVAAALITAVFLLPVYWMVNTSLTRADRILAETPNWFPAPATTRNYSTVLSDDALLRALLNSLVIAGGVVALTLVLGVPLAYALARVPMRGSGTMVLALLIAQLPPSIVLAAPLFILERRAGLDNTYAGLIAADTTLTLPFAVIVLRPVLRGVPRELEEAALVDGCGPVGVLLRVVLPIMAPGVIAVAALSFLIAWGEFVFGLTLASTPDVQPVTVLLNAFVGTYGTAWGALMATATLISVPVVCVFAALQRFIVGGLTVGTAGTGRRAGTAKDRAV encoded by the coding sequence ATGACGCACCGAGCGAGAGGCGAGCGGCCGTGGCCGCTCACCGTGGCCGCCGCGCTGATCACCGCCGTCTTCCTCCTGCCGGTGTACTGGATGGTCAACACCAGCCTCACCAGGGCGGACCGCATCCTCGCCGAGACCCCGAACTGGTTCCCCGCCCCCGCCACCACACGGAACTACTCGACCGTCCTCTCCGACGACGCCCTGCTCCGCGCCCTGCTCAACAGCCTCGTCATCGCCGGCGGAGTGGTCGCCCTGACCCTCGTCCTGGGCGTCCCCCTCGCCTACGCCCTCGCCCGCGTCCCCATGCGCGGCTCCGGCACCATGGTGCTGGCGCTGCTGATCGCCCAGCTCCCGCCCAGCATCGTGCTGGCGGCCCCGCTGTTCATCCTGGAACGCCGGGCCGGTCTCGACAACACGTACGCCGGTCTGATCGCCGCCGACACCACGCTCACGCTGCCCTTCGCGGTGATCGTGCTGCGGCCCGTACTGCGGGGTGTGCCGAGGGAGTTGGAGGAAGCGGCGCTCGTCGACGGGTGCGGTCCGGTGGGCGTACTGCTGCGGGTGGTCCTGCCGATCATGGCGCCGGGTGTGATCGCCGTCGCCGCCCTCTCCTTCCTCATCGCCTGGGGCGAGTTCGTCTTCGGCCTCACACTCGCCTCCACACCCGACGTCCAGCCCGTCACCGTCCTCCTCAACGCCTTCGTCGGCACCTACGGCACCGCCTGGGGCGCCCTCATGGCCACCGCGACCCTCATCAGCGTCCCGGTGGTCTGCGTCTTCGCCGCCCTCCAGCGCTTCATCGTGGGCGGCCTGACGGTGGGGACGGCAGGGACGGGGAGGAGGGCGGGGACGGCGAAGGACAGGGCTGTGTGA